In Planctomycetota bacterium, the DNA window TCGAGCGACGTCACGCCTGCCCATGAACCGACCGACACGAGACCGTCGCCGATGGTGGACGAGACGCTGCCGCCCGACGACCACTCGTCGGTGAATTGGATGGCCGGGCCGTCGTTGTGGTGGATGGCGACGAGCTTGACCCAGTTGTCGGCGTCGCCGCCGAGTATCAGGCCGGCTTGTTCGAAGCGGGCATCGAACTGGGTGAGGGCGGCGTTGTTTTCGCCGACGATGCGGGTCTGGACGACGAACGCGCTGGTCGCGTCGTGGCGAAGCTGGAGCGCGTTGACGAGGTTGTTGGTCGCGCCGGAGTTCGTGCCGTCGTTGCCTGCGACGCTCTGAATGCGGAGCAGGCCGTTGTCGACTTCAAGCAGTGACGCGTCGTAGCTGGAGCCGGAGGCGGTGGAGCCGGCGTTGGCGTTGGTTTGTGTGTGCGTGAAGCCGGTTCCGACGCCAGCGTTATCGACCAGGCCGCCGGCATCACCGGTGAAGTCGAGCTGGACCGTGGTCATCAGACGCCGCTGTTCGAGTTTCTCGAACGGCGATGCCCCACCAGCCCGATGGCGGGCGGCAAGTGGGGACGAGACGCGTTGCGGCTGGGTCATACAAGCGGG includes these proteins:
- a CDS encoding Ig-like domain-containing protein, with translation MTQPQRVSSPLAARHRAGGASPFEKLEQRRLMTTVQLDFTGDAGGLVDNAGVGTGFTHTQTNANAGSTASGSSYDASLLEVDNGLLRIQSVAGNDGTNSGATNNLVNALQLRHDATSAFVVQTRIVGENNAALTQFDARFEQAGLILGGDADNWVKLVAIHHNDGPAIQFTDEWSSGGSVSSTIGDGLVSVGSWAGVTSLDLRIEGNPADGTLVAQYRINDGIWMTVPHTITVPAANQAAFFDDDAAAGLTTFHRNTDAGRGVTTAFESFSIVPVSNGVNENSPSVIEVRPGENADDVRRDVFVAVDIALPGGAIDPSTATPTAIYLIDDATGQAVPAAVTVSGGGDAITLTPKLLLAAEQSYTFVITSEVLDVAGNAFVPFTAGFTTGIKVAESLPEVA